Proteins found in one Xenopus laevis strain J_2021 chromosome 1L, Xenopus_laevis_v10.1, whole genome shotgun sequence genomic segment:
- the slc1a6.L gene encoding excitatory amino acid transporter 1 produces MSEKEGNADSLFLKEDSAKDSSQDGRVNNWQHAMRKRVSRTGKHIREMTWKKLWGFLRRNAFVILTIAAVILGIVLAFALRPYKMTYREIKYFSFPGELLMRMLQMLVLPLIVSSLVTGMASLDSKASGKMGLRAVVYYTVTTFIAVFIGIVMVIIIHPGKGTKENLKSQGKIERIQATDAILDLIRNMFPPNLVEACFKQYKTQYSTRVYTVPVSTDQNYTVATEQLNISSILENVTRAMGTLQKMVELEEVVPVAGSARGVNALGLVVFSMCFGLVIGNMKEQGRALKEFFDCLNEAIMRLVSIIIWYAPIGIMFLISGKILEMDDLLVMGGQLGMYTITVIIGLLIHALVVLPLLFFIVTRRNPWPFIGGLLQALITALGTSSSSATLPITFKCLEENNGVDKRVTRFVLPVGATINMDGTALYEALAAIFIAQVNNYELNFGQIITISITATAASIGAAGIPQAGLVTMVIVLTSVGLPTEDITLIIAVDWFLDRLRTTTNVLGDSLGAGIVEHLSRHELKRQDVEIGNSVLEECEKPYQLICAENDIQKHPNCETSM; encoded by the exons ATGAGTGAGAAAGAGGGCAATGCAGACAGTCTCTTTCTGAAAGAGGACTCAGCCAAGGACTCAAGCCAAGACGGACGTGTTAACAATTGGCAACATGCAATGAGAAAAAGAGTATCGCGTACAGGCAAGCACATTCGGGAAATGACCTGGAAAAAACTCTGGGGATTCCTCAGACGGAATGCCTTTGTGATACTCACCATTGCAGCGGTGATTCTTG GTATTGTATTGGCCTTTGCATTGCGACCTTACAAAATGACCTATCGTGAGATAAAATACTTTTCCTTCCCTGGTGAGCTGCTGATGCGGATGCTGCAGATGCTGGTCCTGCCCCTGATTGTGTCCAGCTTGGTGACAG GAATGGCATCTCTGGACAGCAAGGCATCAGGCAAGATGGGCCTGCGAGCTGTAGTATATTATACTGTAACTACATTCATCGCTGTCTTTATTGGCATTGTCATGGTGATCATTATCCACCCAGGCAAAGGCACCAAAGAGAACCTAAAATCCCAGGGAAAAATTGAGAGAATTCAGGCAACagatgctattctggatctaatCAG gaatatgTTCCCTCCCAATTTAGTGGAAGCTTGTTTCAAACAG TACAAAACCCAGTACAGTACAAGAGTGTACACGGTACCAGTGTCCACAGATCAGAATTACACCGTGGCTACAGAACAGCTGAATATCAGCAGTATTTTGGAAAATGTGACTCGGGCAATGGGAACACTACAAAAGATGGTGGAATTGGAGGAAGTGGTGCCAGTCGCTGGATCAGCAAGAGGTGTGAATGCACTGGGTCTTGTGGTCTTCTCCATGTGCTTTGGGCTGGTGATTGGAAACATGAAGGAGCAAGGAAGAGCTCTTAAAGAATTTTTTGACTGTCTCAATGAGGCCATAATGAGGCTTGTTTCAATCATAATATG GTATGCACCAATTGGTATTATGTTCCTGATTTCTGGGAAGATTTTGGAGATGGATGATCTTTTGGTAATGGGAGGTCAGCTTGGCATGTATACAATTACTGTCATTATAGGACTTCTTATACATGCATTGGTGGTGCTCCCTCTGCTGTTTTTCATTGTCACACGAAGAAACCCATGGCCATTTATTGGTGGATTACTCCAGGCTCTTATAACTGCACTGGGGACATCATCAAG CTCTGCAACACTCCCCATCACATTTAAATGTTTGGAGGAGAACAATGGCGTGGACAAGCGAGTTACCAGGTTTGTGCTGCCGGTGGGTGCCACAATTAACATGGACGGAACGGCACTATACGAGGCATTGGCTGCTATTTTCATTGCACAAGTCAACAACTATGAGCTAAACTTTGGACAGATCATCACTATCAG TATCACAGCTACTGCAGCCAGTATTGGAGCCGCCGGCATCCCTCAGGCTGGACTGGTAACCATGGTGATTGTTCTGACATCAGTGGGGCTCCCCACAGAGGATATCACTCTTATTATTGCTGTGGATTGGTTTCT AGACCGCCTGCGGACAACAACCAATGTGCTTGGAGACTCTCTAGGGGCAGGTATTGTTGAGCATCTCTCCAGACATGAACTGAAGAGGCAAGATGTTGAGATTGGCAACTCTGTTCTAGAGGAGTGTGAGAAACCTTACCAGCTCATCTGTGCTGAAAATGACATCCAGAAGCACCCTAACTGTGAGACATCCATGTGA